CTCTTCAAAAGAGGGTGCTATTACGGAGTTCGGGGCGGTGAAGCTAGTCGGCGGCGAGGTCGTTGACAAGTTCACGACGCTCGTGGACCCGGAGCGTACGATAGACCCGTTTGTTGTTCGCCTGACCGGGATAACCAACGAGATGGTCTCGGGCGCCCCGAAGATAGACGAGGTGCTGCCGCTTTTCGAGGAGTTTGTAGAGGGCTGCGTCCTTGTCGCGCACAACTCCGGCTTCGACTGCGGTTTCGTGGAGGCTGCGCGAGGCGGGAAGCTCCCGAACCCGGTGCTCGACACCCTCCGGCTGGCGCGGGTGCTGGTCCCGGGGTTGAAGCGGTACCGGCTCTCCGCGCTCGCCATGCATCTGGGGGTGCGTCAGATCCCGAACCACCGGGCGTTCGCCGATGCAGCCGTAACGGGCGAGGTCTTTGTAAAGCTTCTTTCGATGCTGGAGAAGGCCGGGGTGAAGACCGTTGCGGAGGCGGCCGGGCTCAAGGGGGCCCGGGCAAAAAAGATAAAGCCCCAGAAACAGCACCTCGCAAAAGACCTCCCCCGAACCCCCGGGGTCTACTATTTCAAGGACAAAGACGACGCTGTTCTGTACGTGGGGAAGGCCAAAGACCTGCGGGCGCGGGTCAGAACCTACTTCAACGGCGGAGACGGACGAAGAAAGATAGGCCGCCTCGTGGAAGAGGTCGCAAAGGTCGAGGTCGTGGAGACCGGAACGGAGCTGAAGGCCCTGCTCTTCGAGGCCAGGGAGATCCACCGCCTCCTGCCGCGCTACAACTCCGCCGGGCGCTCCGACCGCCCCGGCTGGTTTATGAAGCTCGACACGACGGAGAGATACCCGGTCCCCGAACGCTCTCTTGAGGGCGAGGCCGGGGAAGGGGTGGTGCTGCTCGGTCCGTACCGGAGCGCACGCTCCATAGACACCTGCATGGAGGCTCTGGGGCGTATCTTTCCCCTGCGCCGCTGTGACGGAGGCTCGCCCGGAAACCCCTGCTTCTACGGCCAGATGGGGCGCTGCGGTCCGTGCCTCGGCATGACGGCGGAAGACTACGAGCAGGAGGTTGTCGGAGGGGTCTCAGCCCTTCTCAAGGGTGAGGGGGGAGAGGAGCATCTCTTGGCCCTGATCGCGGAGCGAAACCGGCTGGCAAGGGAGCTTGAGTTCGAGGCGGCGGCGCGGCTGCGGGATCTCATCCACGGCATAGAGCGGGTCAGGTTTACAGGGACGCTTGTAAGCTCCGAGGGGCTTCAGGCGATAGTCGCGCCTTCCACCGAGCCGGATACCTTCGAGGTCTTTGTGCTCTCGGGTGGTCGGCTCGTCTCTCATGAGGGTTTCTCCTCCTCCGACGAGGCCGGGGTCCGGAGCTTCGCTGCGAGGGCGGTCGCGGACGGCGGGCGGTTGCTCAGCGGGGAGCAGGGGAAAAGCGAGGCGCGGGTCGTTGCGTCGTACCTGAGGCGGCGGGCGTCGTTCTTCGAGACCGCTCCGCTCGCCGATGGAAGCGGTCTGTTCGGGCTCGTTGAGCGGGCCGCAGACCATTCCGAAGAGGCGGCGGAGTAACAGCGGCATAATGTTAGAATACAACCTCAGACACCCCTAGCGAGGATCAGGAAAATGGCTCAAGAGGCTCAGGGAACAGCCCGGAGGATACTTCTGGTAGACGACGAACCGTCGCTCCAGAAGATGCTTCAGCACGTCCTGGAGCGCGAGGGCTTTCAGGTTATGATCGCCGTTGACGGCGAGGACGCCCTGGACAAATTCGCCAGCTTCGAGCCTCATCTGATAATCCTCGACATCATGCTGCCGAAGCTCGACGGTACGGAGGTCTGCCGTCGGATAAGGTCTCGCAGCGAGGTTCCCATCCTTATGCTAACGGCCAAGGACGACGAGGTGGACCGGGTGGTCGGCCTCGAACTCGGGGCTGACGACTACGTCACCAAGCCGTTCGCCCCAAGAGAACTCGTGGCGCGGGTGAGGGCGATCATGCGCCGCTCGTCGGTCCCGGCGGGGCAGAGACCGGACGAACTCTCCTACGACGGGTTGAAGGTCAACCTGCCGAGCCGGAGGGTTCTTGTGCGGGACGAAGAGGCCGACCTGACGTACACGGAGTTTGAGTTGCTCTCGACGCTTGCTTCAAGCCCGGGGCGGGTGTTCTCCCGCAGCGCGCTGCTCCGGCAGGTTTGGGGCGACGAGTTCCGCGACGAGCGTACGGTCGACGTCCACATCCGCCATCTCCGGGAGAAGATAGAGCGCGACCCCAGAAACCCGGAGTTTATCCACACCGCTCGCGGCGTCGGGTATGTCTTCCGCTAGGGCCACGCGGTAGAATCCGGTCGCCCGCAGGCGAAGAGTAGTTCGAGGCGACCGGGATGTTCCTGACAAGAGACCGAAGCCACAGAGAGGCCGGGAAAGAAACGGAGGCCGGCGCGTCGCCGTCCGGTCGTTTCTCGCGGGGTGGGTTCAGGCCGAGGGTCGGGATCCAGGTCTGGCTGACCGCGCTTTTCATGCTTGTTACCGCGTTCGCCGGGATAACGGCCTACGAGATAGTACGGCCGATCATGGAAGACACCCTTGACCGCGCCAGCAGCCGTACCTTCGAGCAGGTCGGGGAGCAGTTCCAGGCGCAGTTCGCAGGCGGCGAGGGTCTGACCATCCGCCAGATACAGTCCTTTGCCGCAAGCCGGGGTCTTCAGTGGGGGATAGTCCAGGCCGAAACCGGCAACATCGTGGACGGAAACCTGGACGACTGGGATGCGTCGGTCGTAAGCCGGGCCGTGGGCCAGAACCGCCCGTCGGAGAGCATGGGCGAGGTGCCGCAGGGCGGGGCGAGGGAGGGTCAGATCATAGCCACCTACGCCTCCCCGATAAACGTCGAGAGCATCTACGGTCAGACCGGCACGGCGGTGGTTCTTGTCAAGTTCTTTACGCAGGACGATATAGAGAACGTCGAGACCGCTCTCGAGAACATCCAGAACATTGCGATCATAGCGTTCGGGCTTGCCATGCTTATCTCCGGTGTCTCGGGGTACGTCGTGGCGACGCTTATCTCCCGGCGCATCCGGCGCATCGGCCTTGCGGCGGAGCGGCTGGCCGCCGGGGACTTCGACGAGCGCATAAACATCCGCCTCGAAGACGAGGTCGGCGCGCTCGGCGGCACGTTCAACTCGATGGCCGTCTCCCTGATGGACGCCTTCGAGCAGGTCGAGCAGGAGAAACAGCGCGGCCAGGCCATCCTCGACGGCATGACCGACGCCGTCGTGGGGGTGAACCGGGACCTGAACGCCGTTTTTCTGAACCCCAAGGCCAAGGAGCTGCTCGAAGCCTCGGACCTCGACTTCCACGTTCGACTGCAGGAGGTTCTGGCAAAGACCCGCTACAGCGGCGCTATCACGGAGCCGGAGGCCGAAGCAAAGACCGAGACCGGGCAGAAGATCATCGAGATCCGGGCCGCCCCTCTTGAAGACGGCGCGCTCGCTATCCTGCGGGACGTTACGGAGGAACGGCACATTCAGCGCTCGAAGGCCCAGTTTATCGCGAACGCCTCACACGAACTCAAGACCCCGCTTGCGGCGATCTCCGGCTACCTCGAACTCCTCGAAGACGAGCCGGACGATGCGCTGCGACAGGACTTTATGGATGAGATCGGCACCCAGACCCGCCGCCTGCAGGACCTTGCGCGTACGCTCCTCGATCTCTCGCGCCTCGATGCGAACGCCGTTGTTTTCCGGGAGGAGGACGTTTACCTTGAAGAGATGCTCTACGACGTGAAACGCGACTTCTCCTACACGGGCCGTCCGATAACGATACACTCCACCGCCGACGTTCCGCCGGTGGAGACGGATTCCACTCAGCTCTACCGCGCCCTGACGATCCTGGTGGACAACGCGATAAAGTACTCGCCCGACGGCGCCCCCGTAGACCTCGATCTGACCCGCCGGAACGGAAGCGCGGTTATGAGCGTCCGCGACCGGGGCTGCGGGATCCCGGAGCCTGAGATACCCCGCATCTTCGAACGGTTCTACCGGGCCGAAGGTTCGTCGCGGGCCGACGGAACGGGTCTCGGGCTGGCTCTTGCAAGCGAGATAACGGACCACCTCGGCGGCGATATCATGGTCGAGAGCGACCGCGATCGTGGAAGCCGGTTCTCTATTATCCTGCCGCTGCCGGAGAGCGTCGAAGAAGGGGCGGAGCCGCAGAGGAAGATCCGGGCCTGAAGTCGCCTCCTGCTGCTGGCTAGCCGCCGTACATTACGGCGAGGGCCTCACCGAGCCCGAGGTAAAAAAGAATCGGGTAGACGGGGGCGAGCAGCACCCCGAGTACGGGGATGTTCAGCAGCAGGGAACCGACCACCAGCGCGAGCAGAATAAACGGCCCGTACTGGTTCATGAAGTCCACAAACGGCCCCATAAAGCGCGGCAGGAACGGGAAGATGATCCGCGAGCCGTCCAGCGGCGGTATCGGGATAAGGTTGAAGACAAAGAGCAGCGCGTTGACGAACGCAACGGCGGCGACCGTTACCTGAAGGTACCCGCCCTGAAAAGCGGGGATCAGATACAGCCCGGCGCAGACGAAAACGATGAGCAGGTTCGAGAGCGGTCCCGCGAACGCAACCGCGACCGGCCCGAGGACGCCACCCTTCAGGCGGCTGGTAACGACCGGGGTCGGCCTGCCCCACCCGAAGCCCGCCATCACAAGCATCAAGCTTCCGAGTATGTCGAGGTGCGAGGCCGGGTTGAGGGTCACGCGTCCGTCACGGTAGGCGGTATCGTCCCCGAGCTTCAGGGCAGAGTAAGCGTGAGCGGCCTCGTGGACCGTGATCCCGACGATAAAACCCAGCACGAGCGCGACCGCCGCTGCGGGGTTGATCTCCAGTAGCTGGATAAACAAGGGTGGGTCTCCCGGCTATCCGGGGCTGGCCGTAAAGACGGTGACGTGATTGCCGTCCTGTCCGGTGTAGTCGGCGAGCTGGGGGTCTAGAACCCTTGCGGAGTCGGCGACCGTGCCGAGCTTTGTCTTGCCGGCCTCGACCGGTGACTTGACCCCCGCGCTCCCGCTCTGCGACCCGACAAGCGTAACGTAGACGCGCAGGTCGGGGTTCTCCGTCGGCTGTATCTCCACGACGCTCGCACCGGCTACCTTCGGGTCCGGGCGGATCGCCGTAACAAGGCCCGTTACCGGCGAGAAGACCTCCGTACCGGCCTCGGCCCCTACGTCAACGGCTCCGGTGTCGGGACCGCCGCGACCCGCGTCGCTCATCACGTAGTAGCCGAGCTTCTCCGGCGTCGAGCCGAACGGCACGAAGGCGAACACGGAGCCGAGGTTCCGGCCCCTGGGCTCCATCTGCGTGAACTGCTCACCCTCCGCGTGATAACCGAGCCCGTTGAGGGCTTCGGGCCTGACGGGCGTGCTTAAAGAGATGTCCCCGACCTCCGCGATAATGGTGTCTGCCGCCGCCCCGGGGTTGATGGCTACCGCCTCCGCCTCGCTTCTCGCCCCCAGGAAAAGCACGAGGGCCGTGAGTACGACGGCCACTACGAGGCCGCCCCCAAGGCCCATAGCCACCTTCCGACGCCTGCGGTAGAGCTTTTCCCGGTTGGATTGCCGTACCCGGCTGCGGGACTTGCGAAGCGAGTCCCAGCGGTGTGAACGCTCCGACTCCTCCGTTCTCTGAAGGGTGGTTTCGGGCGGGGTGAGGGTGTTGATCTTCTTTACGGGCTTGAAAGTCTCGGGGGCCGCTTCCGTCGAATACCCGGAGTAACCGGAGCCGTTCAGAACGGGGGGTGTTATGGTGAGCGGGGCCTCCAGCGGTTTGCGCTCGTAGCCTGAATCTTCGGCTACCCCTAACTTTTCCCCCGCATCGGAGCCGCGAACCAGCCGGAGTTTCCTCACAGGTCGCCCAATATCTTGTACATTCGGTGCTTTGTCCCCTCTCATATCGGTGCGGGATTATACAGACGCTCCGGCGACCTGTAAACTTCGAACGGTATGGATCAAGGTCGCACAAGGCACGGTGTGGGATGGTCGGTTGCAGCGGGTGAGTTATCCGTGGTCCTTGCCGTATCTCCGGATGCTGGTGTCGCCCGGGCGCTCTGCGGCGGTGGCGCATGAACCCGACCGCCCCCTGCAGCCCCGACCGGCGCAGCGGCCTCATCCGTGGAGCCGGCGCTCTCTACGAAGCCGCTGTCAGGGCCGGCTTCCCGGCGCATCGGCGTAGCCCCCGGGTTCGCCGGTCGTCCGTTCCGCACGACGCCTCTGAAGCCCCGAACCTCCGGTGAACCGCCGCACCCCCGCCGCCGACTACCGCGCCAGGGCGGATCACGCCCTCGCCGGGATCTCCCGCGACCTCCAGCGCGCCGGACACCCGAAACCTTCGGGGGACCCTTTGATCGGGGTTGTTATCGTACTCGAACAACCCGTCGGCCCGCGAGTTTTCGAGGCCCTCTCGAAGAGCCTCGGCGCCATAGAACTTCCCGAAGCTTACGTTACCTGTGCCGAAACCGGCCTCCTGAAAAAAGAACTCCGACTCTCCGAACCCGGCGTGCTGGTCGCCGTCGGCCCCGGAGCCGCCCGGGAGATAGACCAGCTCGGAGATCCTCTTGCCCTCAAGCCGTTTTCCGACGCCCGCCTCGGGAACCCCTTTACCTGGAAGCGAAACACCATCGGAATCCTTCTGCCCCCGCTCTCAGACGCCCTCGACGACGAAACCGAGAAACGACGCTTCTGGACGGCCTTTCGCTCCCTCGGAGCCCTCGTTCGCAACTCAAAAACGTCGGGGTAGCCTGACCTCCGGTCAGAAATCGTCAGGAGCCGCTTTTGATCCCGAAGTTCGAGCAAGAGCGGGTTGCGGGGCGCTGCGGGCTCGACGAGGCGGTTTCCGAACTGGCTGACGGGCAGGTCACAGAGGTTACAGGAGAACTGCGGGAGGATGCTAGAATAAAATTATTAAGTCAAGCAGGGTCCATGTAGTCTCTCGGAATATGGAAGGGTGATCCAGAAAATGGGTGTAACGAGTCTGGCCTCGGTCATCGCGGCTCAGGCGGTGGGCCTGGGCGTCGGAGTGGTAGCGGTTTTCGTCGCTCTTATAGTGGTAGCCTTCGTGCTGCTCAGCGCGATCAAGATAGTCAAGGAGTACGAGCGGGGTGTGATCTTCCGTCTCGGTCGGGTGCGCGGCGGTCCGAAGGGGCCGGGTCTGTTCCTGCTCTACCCGCTTGTCGATACGATGGTGAAGATAGACCTCAGAACCATAACGATGGACGTTCCGCCGCAGGACATCATCACCCGCGACAACGTACCGGCGCGGGTCAACGCCGTGATCTACTTCAGGGTGGTGGACCCGAACAAAAGTGTTCTCGAAGTCGAGAACCACGTTCTTGCCACGTCTCAGATAAGCCAGACGACGCTTCGGAGCGTTCTCGGCCAGAAAGACCTCGACGACCTGCTCACGAACCGCGACACGATCAACGAAGAACTTCAGAACATCATAGACAAGCAGACCGACCCCTGGGGCGTGAAGGTCAGCGTCGTGGAGGTCAAGGACGTCGAGATCCCGCAGCAGATGCAGCGGGCGATGGCGCGACAGGCCGAGTCGGAGCGCGACCGCCGGGCCAGGATTATCGACGCCGAGGGTGAGTTCCAGGCTTCGGAGCGTCTGCGCGAGGCCGCCGACAAACTCTCCAGCCCGGAGGCAATGCAGCTCAGGCTCTTCCAGACCATGTCGGACATAGCCGTCAACCAGAACTCCACGATCATCCTGCCTGTCCCGATAGACCTTTTGAAGCCGTTTATGTCTCTGGCAGGCGACGAGGGTTCCTACTCGGAGACCAACGGCCGCAGACCGGAACCGACCCGCAGAACAGAGGAAAATACGTCTTCGGAGGATGAGCCGCTCCCGGAGAGCCGGATGCCCTCGGGTAAGGACCGCCCAAACGGTGAAGGCTAGACACAGCCAGACGCAAAAAAGAAGACCAACGGTCGTGAGGGACGCTAAAACTCTTCGTCAGTATGAGTTAATAGAGGTCAGGCTGGGTACTATAGCTTCCGTAAGCGGGAACGAAAGCAGGCCGACACCGGCATCGCGGAGCCGAACGGCAGGCTGGAACTGAGGATCTGAACCATTGGAACGCGGAGCAGATAAAAAATCACGGTTCTCCGGCATGGAAGATCTACAGGAGCCCCTGTGTTTGAGGCTTCCGGCCCGACCCGAGTACGTTCTTCTCGGGCGGCTGATAGTCGCTCACGTCGGGCAGGTCGTTGGCTTCGGCCCCGAGGAGATCTACGACCTCAAGCTGGCCGTCACGGAAGCCGCGACGAACGTGATTCGCCACGCCGAGGTAGAGGTCTTCGAAATCGAATACCGCAGGCTGCCCTCGGCCATCGAGATCACGGTCGTAGACCTCGGCGGCGGATTTGACGCAGGTGCCCACGAAGCCCCGATGCCCCCCGGCATGGGCAACGGCATCGAGGGCGGGCTCGGGCTCTCTGTTATCCGCAACCTCGTTGATGAGGTCGCTATAGAATCCGAGCCGGGCAAGACCCGGCTCAGGATGATGCGCCGCGCCGGAGCGTCCGTCGAGGCGTCGAGCGGTTGATCACCCGTTGCTGCACCACCGGGTAAAGACCCCGGCACTTTTCTCCGGCTACCTGCGATCTCCCTCCGCCCGCTGAAGCAGCAGGACCTCAGGCGTCCAGAACAACGTCCGAGAGCGGGCTTCCGATACAGATAAGCCGGTATCCCGCCTTCTCATCCTCGTCGTCGAGGGCGAAGGCCAGGTCTTGATCCACCTCGCCTGAAACGCACATCTGCTTGCACGTGATGCACGTCCCGCTCCGGCAGTCGTAGGGCAGGTCCAGCCCGGCCGCTTCCCCCTCTTCGAGGATGTACTCATCCTCCCCGACCTCGATGGTTACGCCGCTTTTCTGGAAGGTTACGCTGTGCTTCTTCGTCATGGGTTTCTCCTCATATGAAAAGCCCCGGTTCCCGAACTAGCCGGAACCGGGGCTGGTTTTACCCTGCTGCGTGCGCTTTTGTTATGCCTTCATCTCGAAGTCTTCGGCGGGCGCGCCGCACACCGGGCATTCCTCCGGCGGCTGGTAGCCGACCGACTCGTCGCCGCACACGCCGCAGACCATCGTAACTTCTAGCGGCGGGTGCGGAGCCTCGCCGTTCTCGGGGGCGATGGTCTCGCCGGTGTCCTTTGCAAGGTCGGCGATGGAGACCTTCCCGGTTATCACGTCCTCCATCGTCGTGCGCGCGCCGTCGAGTGAATCCTCTACAAGAGCGAGGTCGATGGTGGATACGCCGCGCTCGCGGGCGAGCTTCTCGGTCATGTTGCGCGAGATATTCCGCATAAAGCCCTTCGGGGCGCGCTCCAGACGCGCCATCGCGTCATCCGTCCACGCAAACTCCGTGGAGCCGTGTTCCGGTCGCTGCGTCTCGGTCGCCTTCCCGGCCTTCTGGAAGGAGGAGTGGTCTATCGGGCAACCGCCGCCGCTCGTCTCCTGGACCTTCTGCTTGGCGTGGCTCACCGGGCAACCGGCGGCCTGCGGTTTCGGGTCGGAGAGGTCCAGTTCGGGCTTCGCCTCCGGCCTCTCCGGTGTGATGACGACCTCGCTCGCCGGGCGGCCCGTCTCGTCGGTGTACTGCTGCTCGACGTACTCGCGGGTGATCGTCGTATAGCCCTTCTTCAGCGCGCTCTTCTCAACCCGCGCCCGGACGCGCCGCTTGACCTGCCACTCCTCCAGAGCTTCAAGAAAGACGTTTGCGTCGTCCGTCCAGTGAAGCTCGCGCCCGTCGTAGACGCTCGAGACGTTCAGGTTGTCCGTGTCGGCGGTTGTGGCTATCCGCGAGTCAACGGCGTGGAAGTGGGTCGGGCCGCTTCCGCAGACCGGGCACTTCGCGGGCTTGCCTTTGGCGACGTACTTGCAGGTGTCGCACTCGTAGCGGTCGCGCCCTTGCGCGGCGCGGTCTATCTCGGCCTGAACCTCAGCCGAGACCCCAACGATGTCGCCCTGGTTCTCCGACTCGCCGAAGCCGCCGCGACCGTTCGCGAACATCTCTTCCTTGGCGAGCTTGTCCGCGTCTCCGTTTGAACCGTTGCCGTTGGAGCCGTTTCCATTTCCGTTCGACGTCCGTTCGTTGAAGTCCTGGAAAAGCGAGTCAACGGCCTTGACGTTACCGGCGGCCTCTTCGGCCCGGATCTGATCCCCGATGGCGTGCATCGAGTCCATCGCGCCCGGAGGCAGTATCGTCTCTATAACCTCATCTATAACGGTCGAGGTGATAACGGTGTAGCCCTTCTCGATGGCGTACCGGATCACCGCGCCCGACGCCATGCCGACGACGAAGCCCGGTACGCGGTCCATGCGCTGCACGGCCTCGTCGGTCCACGTCATGTGCTCTTCGGCGGTGTACAGGTCCGGGGCCTGAAACTCGTAGTTGCCGACAAGGATGTTCGTCGGAAGGTAGCGCATCATGTTCTCGGTGTTGCCGCCGATGTCCATCTCGTCGTCCGAGTGGTAGCCGATGCGGCCCATCACCACACACGACGGCTTGACCTCGTTTACGTACTTCATCGTCTGCTCGAACGGCTTTCCGGCAAGAAGCGTCGTCTTCAGGTCAACGCCTTCGTCCGAGGCGATCTTTTTGGCTATCTCGAGGTGCGCCGTGTAGATCTTGGCGAGGCCGGAGTCGATGATCTCCTCGTGCAGCTTCTCCTGCTCCTTGAACCGGAAGACCTTCTGGGCCTTGCTCGAGAGCACCCCGGCGATGGAGTGGAACATCGCGTAGTGGAAGTACGGGTCAAAGACCGAGATAGCCTCCACAGTCCCGCCGAACTCCTTCGCGAGTTCGATGGCCCGCTTCAGGCCGCCGAGCGACTTCGCCGAACCGTCCACCGCCACTACGATATGCTCGAAGGGCATCCGGTCGAGGTCCTTGACGATCAGGGTATCGGCCTTTGTCGTGCGCCTGACGACGCGCTCCGTGACCGTACCGAGAACGGTGTCGCGGACGGCGGCCATCCCCATCGCCCCGATAACGAGGAGGTCGTAGTCGCCCGAGTTCACGTCTTCTGCGATAACCTTGAAGTTCTTGCCTTCGAGGGAGCGGCGGACGAGTTCGATGTCGTGCTTTTCGCAGAGCGGCTCCAGAACGTCAATGTAGGAGTCGGTGATTATCTCGAGTCCTTTGGTGATGAGCTGGTCGTGGATCTTCCGCTGACGCTTCATCTCGTCTTCGTCGCGGAACTCCTCCGGGAGGCCGGACTCCATCTGGCGGAAGCGCACGTCGTGCATCTTCGCCGCGTAGGCGTGACAACCCGCAACCTTCCCGCCGAACTGCCGGGCGATGTCCACCCCGATAACACACGCCTGGTTTGAGTAGTCCGAGTTGTCTACCGGGACGTAAATATTCTTGTACATACTTCCCCTAGCCTCGCCTTTTCAGCCGATTACTGTTCTGTCGGTTCCTGTCAAAAACTCCGGTCCACCCGGATTCTCCCAAATTCCGCAGAGCGCACTTTGCAGCCGCGCTTCACGCCACACGTAATGTACCTTTATACAGGGTTGCTATCAAATAAAAGAGTTCACACGGACAGGGCCGGTTCTACCTGGAACTCTGCTCCCCGCTACGCCCGTCGTCCGTTTCGTCTATTATATATGCGTCAGCCCGAATGGGGATTCGGGGAAAGGGAAAGCCGGTGCGTCTGCGCCGGGAAAGCGAGGGGCACATGTCAGACTCTCTACGAGAGATCGCCGACCGCGTTCTTCAGGGCGTGGCCGAGCAGGAGAACGGCGTTCCCGGCGTCGTTGCGATGGCGACCGACCGGAGCGGCAACACTTACGAGGGAGCGGCGGGGAAGCGCGACCTCGGGACCGGCGAGGAGATGACCCCGGATACCGTCTTCGCCATCTTCTCCTGTACAAAGGCTATAACGGGCGCAGCCGTCATGCAGCTTGTCGAAAAAGGGGAGATCAAACTCTCCGATCCGGCAAAGGAATACGCTCCGTCCATCGCCGACATCCAGGTTCTGGAAGGCTTCGACGACAACGACGAGCCGCGGCTTCGCCCCCCGAAGACGGATATAACCGTAGAACAACTCATGCTCCACACGGCGGGTTTCGGCTACGATTT
This sequence is a window from Rubrobacter indicoceani. Protein-coding genes within it:
- a CDS encoding DEDD exonuclease domain-containing protein, with product MPPSSLYGFVKEREPVSPEEITSGFFALPNLNGDARAHVERITGNDPRFIWSGDSLSTSDPSGMPLSEAPFVVFDLETTGASSKEGAITEFGAVKLVGGEVVDKFTTLVDPERTIDPFVVRLTGITNEMVSGAPKIDEVLPLFEEFVEGCVLVAHNSGFDCGFVEAARGGKLPNPVLDTLRLARVLVPGLKRYRLSALAMHLGVRQIPNHRAFADAAVTGEVFVKLLSMLEKAGVKTVAEAAGLKGARAKKIKPQKQHLAKDLPRTPGVYYFKDKDDAVLYVGKAKDLRARVRTYFNGGDGRRKIGRLVEEVAKVEVVETGTELKALLFEAREIHRLLPRYNSAGRSDRPGWFMKLDTTERYPVPERSLEGEAGEGVVLLGPYRSARSIDTCMEALGRIFPLRRCDGGSPGNPCFYGQMGRCGPCLGMTAEDYEQEVVGGVSALLKGEGGEEHLLALIAERNRLARELEFEAAARLRDLIHGIERVRFTGTLVSSEGLQAIVAPSTEPDTFEVFVLSGGRLVSHEGFSSSDEAGVRSFAARAVADGGRLLSGEQGKSEARVVASYLRRRASFFETAPLADGSGLFGLVERAADHSEEAAE
- a CDS encoding response regulator transcription factor, coding for MAQEAQGTARRILLVDDEPSLQKMLQHVLEREGFQVMIAVDGEDALDKFASFEPHLIILDIMLPKLDGTEVCRRIRSRSEVPILMLTAKDDEVDRVVGLELGADDYVTKPFAPRELVARVRAIMRRSSVPAGQRPDELSYDGLKVNLPSRRVLVRDEEADLTYTEFELLSTLASSPGRVFSRSALLRQVWGDEFRDERTVDVHIRHLREKIERDPRNPEFIHTARGVGYVFR
- a CDS encoding sensor histidine kinase; its protein translation is MFLTRDRSHREAGKETEAGASPSGRFSRGGFRPRVGIQVWLTALFMLVTAFAGITAYEIVRPIMEDTLDRASSRTFEQVGEQFQAQFAGGEGLTIRQIQSFAASRGLQWGIVQAETGNIVDGNLDDWDASVVSRAVGQNRPSESMGEVPQGGAREGQIIATYASPINVESIYGQTGTAVVLVKFFTQDDIENVETALENIQNIAIIAFGLAMLISGVSGYVVATLISRRIRRIGLAAERLAAGDFDERINIRLEDEVGALGGTFNSMAVSLMDAFEQVEQEKQRGQAILDGMTDAVVGVNRDLNAVFLNPKAKELLEASDLDFHVRLQEVLAKTRYSGAITEPEAEAKTETGQKIIEIRAAPLEDGALAILRDVTEERHIQRSKAQFIANASHELKTPLAAISGYLELLEDEPDDALRQDFMDEIGTQTRRLQDLARTLLDLSRLDANAVVFREEDVYLEEMLYDVKRDFSYTGRPITIHSTADVPPVETDSTQLYRALTILVDNAIKYSPDGAPVDLDLTRRNGSAVMSVRDRGCGIPEPEIPRIFERFYRAEGSSRADGTGLGLALASEITDHLGGDIMVESDRDRGSRFSIILPLPESVEEGAEPQRKIRA
- a CDS encoding site-2 protease family protein, giving the protein MFIQLLEINPAAAVALVLGFIVGITVHEAAHAYSALKLGDDTAYRDGRVTLNPASHLDILGSLMLVMAGFGWGRPTPVVTSRLKGGVLGPVAVAFAGPLSNLLIVFVCAGLYLIPAFQGGYLQVTVAAVAFVNALLFVFNLIPIPPLDGSRIIFPFLPRFMGPFVDFMNQYGPFILLALVVGSLLLNIPVLGVLLAPVYPILFYLGLGEALAVMYGG
- a CDS encoding slipin family protein, giving the protein MGVTSLASVIAAQAVGLGVGVVAVFVALIVVAFVLLSAIKIVKEYERGVIFRLGRVRGGPKGPGLFLLYPLVDTMVKIDLRTITMDVPPQDIITRDNVPARVNAVIYFRVVDPNKSVLEVENHVLATSQISQTTLRSVLGQKDLDDLLTNRDTINEELQNIIDKQTDPWGVKVSVVEVKDVEIPQQMQRAMARQAESERDRRARIIDAEGEFQASERLREAADKLSSPEAMQLRLFQTMSDIAVNQNSTIILPVPIDLLKPFMSLAGDEGSYSETNGRRPEPTRRTEENTSSEDEPLPESRMPSGKDRPNGEG
- a CDS encoding ATP-binding protein, with the protein product MRLPARPEYVLLGRLIVAHVGQVVGFGPEEIYDLKLAVTEAATNVIRHAEVEVFEIEYRRLPSAIEITVVDLGGGFDAGAHEAPMPPGMGNGIEGGLGLSVIRNLVDEVAIESEPGKTRLRMMRRAGASVEASSG
- a CDS encoding 2Fe-2S iron-sulfur cluster-binding protein; this encodes MTKKHSVTFQKSGVTIEVGEDEYILEEGEAAGLDLPYDCRSGTCITCKQMCVSGEVDQDLAFALDDEDEKAGYRLICIGSPLSDVVLDA
- a CDS encoding universal stress protein, yielding MYKNIYVPVDNSDYSNQACVIGVDIARQFGGKVAGCHAYAAKMHDVRFRQMESGLPEEFRDEDEMKRQRKIHDQLITKGLEIITDSYIDVLEPLCEKHDIELVRRSLEGKNFKVIAEDVNSGDYDLLVIGAMGMAAVRDTVLGTVTERVVRRTTKADTLIVKDLDRMPFEHIVVAVDGSAKSLGGLKRAIELAKEFGGTVEAISVFDPYFHYAMFHSIAGVLSSKAQKVFRFKEQEKLHEEIIDSGLAKIYTAHLEIAKKIASDEGVDLKTTLLAGKPFEQTMKYVNEVKPSCVVMGRIGYHSDDEMDIGGNTENMMRYLPTNILVGNYEFQAPDLYTAEEHMTWTDEAVQRMDRVPGFVVGMASGAVIRYAIEKGYTVITSTVIDEVIETILPPGAMDSMHAIGDQIRAEEAAGNVKAVDSLFQDFNERTSNGNGNGSNGNGSNGDADKLAKEEMFANGRGGFGESENQGDIVGVSAEVQAEIDRAAQGRDRYECDTCKYVAKGKPAKCPVCGSGPTHFHAVDSRIATTADTDNLNVSSVYDGRELHWTDDANVFLEALEEWQVKRRVRARVEKSALKKGYTTITREYVEQQYTDETGRPASEVVITPERPEAKPELDLSDPKPQAAGCPVSHAKQKVQETSGGGCPIDHSSFQKAGKATETQRPEHGSTEFAWTDDAMARLERAPKGFMRNISRNMTEKLARERGVSTIDLALVEDSLDGARTTMEDVITGKVSIADLAKDTGETIAPENGEAPHPPLEVTMVCGVCGDESVGYQPPEECPVCGAPAEDFEMKA